In a single window of the Streptacidiphilus sp. P02-A3a genome:
- a CDS encoding carbon-nitrogen hydrolase family protein: MRTLAIAALQTRPVTHDLAASWRRFREQVLAVRAAFPQVQLVTVPELLLAAEAPLLEAREDWTEQAAVPVPGELTDRLCDLARETGLWLVPGSLYERAADGRIHNTALAVSPEGRIAATYRKVFPWQPWESCAPGSDFVVFDIPDIGRIGLAICYDGSFPETVRQLAWLGAEVIIQPTLTTTRDRELELVCARANAWTNQVYVVNVNAADPAGVGASAIVDPEGIVRQQAGSGEEILVDVLDLDAVTRVRAHGSTGLNRPWDQIARYGSEINLPMYGGGFRTPPWHPSARA, encoded by the coding sequence ATGCGCACCCTGGCCATCGCCGCCCTCCAGACCCGCCCCGTGACGCACGACCTCGCGGCCTCCTGGCGGCGCTTCCGCGAACAGGTACTGGCCGTCCGGGCCGCCTTCCCGCAGGTCCAGCTGGTCACCGTGCCGGAGTTGCTGCTGGCGGCCGAGGCGCCGCTGCTGGAGGCCCGGGAGGACTGGACCGAGCAGGCCGCCGTGCCCGTGCCCGGCGAGCTCACCGACCGGCTCTGCGACCTCGCCCGGGAGACCGGACTGTGGCTGGTCCCCGGCAGCCTCTACGAACGCGCCGCCGACGGGCGGATCCACAACACCGCCCTGGCCGTCTCGCCCGAGGGCCGGATCGCCGCGACCTACCGCAAGGTCTTCCCCTGGCAGCCCTGGGAGAGCTGCGCCCCGGGCAGCGACTTCGTCGTCTTCGACATCCCCGACATCGGCCGGATCGGCCTGGCCATCTGCTACGACGGCTCCTTCCCGGAGACCGTGCGGCAGCTCGCCTGGCTGGGTGCCGAGGTGATCATCCAGCCGACGCTGACCACCACCCGCGACCGGGAGCTGGAACTGGTCTGCGCCCGCGCCAACGCCTGGACCAACCAGGTCTACGTGGTCAACGTGAACGCCGCCGACCCGGCCGGGGTCGGCGCCAGCGCCATCGTCGACCCCGAGGGCATCGTCCGCCAGCAGGCCGGTTCCGGGGAGGAGATCCTGGTCGACGTGCTCGACCTGGACGCGGTGACCCGGGTCCGCGCCCACGGCAGCACCGGCCTGAACCGGCCCTGGGACCAGATCGCCCGGTACGGCTCAGAGATCAACCTGCCCATGTACGGCGGCGGCTTCCGGACCCCGCCGTGGCACCCCTCCGCCCGGGCCTGA
- a CDS encoding APC family permease: protein MTTNLSERTTPEPPQGRDKGLAAGSVGLLSMVSLGLASVAPAYSITVTLGLVTLVVGHLAPAALLVGFVPILCTAYAFRELNRVMPDCGTNFVWITRAFGPWSGWIFGNWIPQIATLIAMTALSQVGATSLLSLVGLSSYAARTVPVTLLGLLLLAVATAVAYRGVQLSAAIQNGMVAIQFVALIGFGIAALAHHHAATPSLAWVNPLGFHGTGPFAESVLLCLFIYWGWDSALTVNEEARDRTRAPGRAAVISTVTLLGTYLFTAVAAISFAGTGSTGLGLGNQANAADVLATLAPAALGGPVAKVVQLAVCLSAVAGLLTCVVSTARPNVSVASHGAMPRIFARVHPRFRTPTFATLFSGVLAAVLLTSLTAASPSFLSDAILSIGLMVCSYYGATAFACVWHFRRELRGSAHALVFKGLLPLAGGLMMLAAFLRSAHDMLAPGYGSTSFDGVGGVFLLGMGSMVFGIAVTALMRVLHPGFFRNGRTTVTDLIITED from the coding sequence ATGACCACGAACCTGTCCGAGCGGACCACCCCCGAACCGCCCCAGGGCCGCGACAAGGGCCTGGCGGCCGGCTCGGTCGGCCTGCTGTCGATGGTCTCCCTCGGCCTCGCCTCGGTCGCCCCGGCCTACAGCATCACCGTCACCCTGGGGCTGGTGACGCTCGTCGTCGGCCACCTGGCCCCCGCCGCGCTCCTGGTCGGCTTCGTGCCGATCCTGTGCACCGCCTACGCCTTCCGCGAGCTCAACCGGGTGATGCCGGACTGCGGCACCAACTTCGTCTGGATCACCCGCGCCTTCGGTCCCTGGAGCGGCTGGATCTTCGGCAACTGGATCCCGCAGATCGCCACCCTGATCGCCATGACCGCGCTCTCCCAGGTCGGCGCGACCAGCCTGCTCTCCCTGGTCGGCCTGAGCTCCTACGCCGCCCGGACGGTGCCGGTGACCCTGCTCGGACTGCTGCTGCTGGCCGTGGCCACCGCCGTGGCCTACCGGGGCGTCCAGCTCTCGGCCGCGATCCAGAACGGCATGGTCGCCATCCAGTTCGTCGCCCTGATCGGCTTCGGCATCGCCGCGCTCGCCCACCACCACGCGGCCACCCCCTCCCTGGCCTGGGTGAACCCCCTCGGCTTCCACGGCACCGGCCCGTTCGCCGAGTCGGTGCTGCTCTGCCTGTTCATCTACTGGGGCTGGGACTCGGCGCTCACCGTCAACGAGGAGGCCCGCGACCGCACCCGGGCCCCCGGCCGGGCCGCCGTGATCTCCACCGTGACCCTGCTCGGCACCTACCTGTTCACCGCCGTGGCCGCGATCAGCTTCGCCGGGACCGGCAGCACCGGCCTGGGGCTCGGCAACCAGGCCAACGCCGCCGACGTGCTGGCGACGCTCGCCCCCGCCGCGCTCGGCGGGCCGGTGGCCAAGGTGGTCCAGCTCGCGGTCTGCCTGTCCGCCGTCGCCGGGCTGCTCACCTGCGTGGTCTCCACCGCCCGGCCCAACGTGTCGGTGGCCTCGCACGGCGCGATGCCGCGGATCTTCGCCCGGGTGCACCCGCGTTTCCGCACCCCCACCTTCGCCACGCTGTTCAGCGGCGTGCTGGCCGCGGTCCTGCTCACCTCGCTCACCGCCGCCTCGCCCTCCTTCCTGAGCGACGCGATCCTCTCCATCGGCCTGATGGTGTGCTCGTACTACGGAGCCACCGCCTTCGCCTGCGTCTGGCACTTCCGCCGCGAGCTGCGCGGCTCCGCCCACGCGCTGGTCTTCAAGGGCCTGCTGCCGCTGGCGGGCGGCCTGATGATGCTCGCCGCGTTCCTGCGCAGCGCGCACGACATGCTCGCCCCCGGCTACGGCAGCACCTCCTTCGACGGCGTCGGCGGCGTGTTCCTGCTCGGCATGGGGTCGATGGTGTTCGGCATCGCCGTCACCGCGCTGATGCGCGTGCTCCACCCCGGCTTCTTCCGCAACGGCCGGACCACCGTCACCGACCTGATCATCACCGAGGACTGA
- the pulA gene encoding pullulanase-type alpha-1,6-glucosidase: protein MTPPSPTAAPGRRRAAAGTLALVAALSGLLLAPAAHADTAPTAVTVAGDLDTLLGCGSEWAADCAQAQMTAQPGGIWTLTAHLPAGSYTYKAALDDSWDVSYGLHAAAGGANIPLTVPAGGADVTFLFDQGSHWITDTVNDPVPVAVGDFEHALGCADWAASCVQSWLEDPEGDGTYTFTTSALPAGTYQARTALGLTGAVSYGQDGTPGGAAAGFTVATDDATTTFSYNSTSHQLSVYPGVAKPSLVKAQAYWLSTGYIAWNLGADPADQSYQLAASADGGLSEGGTGLTGGTVIPLTYDPAGLPAALRKKYPDLAALGALRVPAGYAARAAQLLRGQVAVAALDAHGDLSAATSLQTAGVLDDLYAAPAARTTFGPVFHGRTPTLTVWAPTARNVDVELYDGADATTPTLVPMTRDARTGAWSVTGKPSWNGAYYLYQVTVWVPDQLKLMTNQVTDPYSLALNADSTRSQIVDLDDPGLIPASFADSRSPKPIPSTQQEIQELSVRDFSEADTTVPAAERGTYLAFTDPDSAGMKHLEVLAKAGVTTVQIMPTFDFAGVPQVRADQAQPPCDLAGFAPDSDQQQACITRTQETDGYNWGYNPLHFTVPEGAYATDSTGAARTVQLRDMVAALHKAGLRVVMDVVYNHTAASGEDPNSVLDQIVPGYYQRLDANGAVTTDSCCADTAPENAMMNKLVVDSVTTWAKEYHIDGFRFDLMGLDPKSTMLDVRSSLDRLTASRDGIDGTAETLYGEGWNFGVVANDARFVQATQANMAGTGIGTFNDRLRDAVRGGSPFDTDPRIQGFGSGQYTEPDDDPVNGTPAQQRTTLLHDTDLVELGLTGDLADYRFTDTEGSRVAGSGVDYNGVPAGYTAAPGEAVDYVDAHDNLALYDTLVYKLASGTSPADRARIQALDLATSTLGEGPGFAQAGTDLLRSKSLDSNSYDSGDWFNDIQWNCADGNGFGRGLPMAASNQSLWSYAQPLLANPALVPTCAATQDSTDEFQQFLEIKKSSPLFSLTTAEAVRQRVGFPLSGTAGQVPGVITEHLDGHGLGGYASVTVIYNATGTTRTQTLAGLAGTRQALDPVQAGGTDPVVRQSAFDPATGSFTVPGYTVAVFVQR from the coding sequence ATGACACCACCATCACCGACCGCCGCCCCCGGACGGCGGCGGGCCGCGGCCGGGACGCTGGCGCTGGTCGCCGCGCTGTCCGGCCTGCTGCTCGCCCCGGCCGCGCACGCCGACACCGCCCCCACCGCGGTCACCGTCGCGGGCGACCTGGACACCCTGCTCGGCTGCGGCAGCGAGTGGGCCGCCGACTGCGCCCAGGCCCAGATGACCGCGCAGCCCGGCGGCATCTGGACGCTCACCGCGCACCTGCCCGCCGGCAGCTACACCTACAAGGCCGCGCTGGACGACAGTTGGGACGTCAGCTACGGCCTGCACGCCGCCGCCGGGGGCGCGAACATCCCGCTGACCGTCCCGGCCGGGGGCGCCGACGTCACCTTCCTGTTCGACCAGGGCAGCCACTGGATCACCGACACCGTCAACGACCCGGTCCCGGTCGCGGTCGGCGACTTCGAGCACGCCCTGGGCTGCGCCGACTGGGCCGCGAGCTGCGTCCAGTCCTGGCTGGAGGACCCGGAGGGCGACGGCACCTACACCTTCACCACCAGCGCCCTGCCCGCCGGTACCTACCAGGCGAGGACCGCCCTCGGGCTGACCGGCGCCGTCAGCTACGGCCAGGACGGGACGCCCGGCGGCGCGGCGGCGGGCTTCACCGTCGCCACCGACGACGCCACCACGACCTTCAGCTACAACAGCACCTCGCACCAGCTCAGCGTCTACCCCGGAGTGGCCAAGCCCAGCCTGGTCAAGGCCCAGGCCTACTGGCTGTCCACCGGCTACATCGCCTGGAACCTGGGCGCCGACCCGGCCGACCAGAGCTACCAGCTGGCCGCCTCCGCCGACGGCGGCCTGTCCGAGGGCGGTACCGGGCTCACCGGCGGCACCGTCATCCCGCTGACCTACGACCCGGCCGGGCTGCCCGCCGCGCTCAGGAAGAAGTACCCCGACCTGGCCGCCCTCGGCGCGCTGCGGGTCCCGGCCGGGTACGCCGCGCGGGCCGCCCAACTGCTGCGCGGCCAGGTCGCCGTGGCCGCGCTGGACGCGCACGGCGACCTCAGCGCCGCCACCTCGCTGCAGACCGCCGGGGTGCTGGACGACCTCTACGCGGCCCCGGCCGCCCGCACCACGTTCGGCCCGGTCTTCCACGGCCGGACGCCCACGCTCACGGTGTGGGCGCCCACCGCGCGGAACGTCGACGTCGAGCTCTACGACGGCGCCGACGCGACCACCCCGACGCTGGTCCCGATGACCCGCGACGCCCGCACCGGCGCCTGGTCGGTCACCGGAAAGCCCAGCTGGAACGGCGCGTACTACCTGTACCAGGTCACCGTGTGGGTGCCGGACCAGCTGAAGCTGATGACCAACCAGGTCACCGACCCCTACTCGCTGGCCCTGAACGCGGACTCCACCCGCAGCCAGATCGTCGACCTGGACGACCCCGGCCTGATCCCGGCCTCCTTCGCCGACAGCCGCTCGCCCAAGCCGATCCCCAGCACCCAGCAGGAGATCCAGGAGCTGAGCGTCCGCGACTTCTCCGAGGCCGACACCACCGTCCCGGCCGCCGAACGCGGCACCTACCTCGCCTTCACCGACCCCGACTCGGCCGGGATGAAGCACCTGGAGGTGCTCGCCAAGGCCGGGGTGACCACCGTCCAGATCATGCCGACCTTCGACTTCGCCGGAGTCCCGCAGGTCCGCGCCGACCAGGCGCAGCCGCCGTGCGACCTGGCGGGCTTCGCACCGGACTCGGACCAGCAGCAGGCCTGCATCACCCGGACCCAGGAGACCGACGGCTACAACTGGGGCTACAACCCGCTGCACTTCACCGTCCCGGAGGGCGCCTACGCGACCGACTCCACCGGCGCCGCCCGCACCGTGCAGCTGCGCGACATGGTCGCCGCCCTGCACAAGGCCGGACTGCGGGTGGTCATGGACGTCGTCTACAACCACACCGCCGCCTCCGGCGAGGACCCGAACTCGGTCCTGGACCAGATCGTCCCCGGCTACTACCAGCGCCTGGACGCCAACGGCGCGGTCACCACCGACTCCTGCTGCGCCGACACCGCGCCGGAGAACGCGATGATGAACAAGCTGGTCGTCGACTCGGTCACCACCTGGGCGAAGGAGTACCACATCGACGGCTTCCGCTTCGACCTGATGGGCCTGGACCCGAAGAGCACCATGCTCGACGTCAGGTCCTCACTGGACCGGCTCACCGCGAGCCGGGACGGCATCGACGGCACGGCGGAGACCCTGTACGGGGAGGGTTGGAACTTCGGCGTGGTCGCCAACGACGCCCGCTTCGTCCAGGCCACCCAGGCCAACATGGCCGGGACCGGCATCGGCACCTTCAACGACCGGCTGCGCGACGCGGTGCGCGGCGGCAGCCCCTTCGACACCGACCCGCGGATCCAGGGCTTCGGCTCCGGCCAGTACACCGAACCCGACGACGACCCGGTCAACGGCACCCCCGCCCAGCAGCGGACCACCCTGCTGCACGACACGGACCTGGTGGAACTCGGCCTGACCGGCGACCTCGCCGACTACCGCTTCACCGACACCGAGGGCAGCCGGGTCGCCGGCAGCGGCGTGGACTACAACGGAGTACCGGCCGGGTACACCGCGGCCCCCGGCGAGGCCGTCGACTACGTCGACGCGCACGACAACCTCGCGCTGTACGACACGCTCGTCTACAAGCTGGCCTCCGGCACCAGCCCGGCCGACCGGGCCCGGATCCAGGCACTCGACCTGGCCACCAGCACCCTCGGCGAGGGGCCCGGATTCGCCCAGGCGGGCACCGACCTGCTGCGCTCCAAGTCGCTGGACTCCAACTCGTACGACAGCGGCGACTGGTTCAACGACATCCAGTGGAACTGCGCCGACGGCAACGGCTTCGGCCGGGGCCTGCCGATGGCCGCGTCCAACCAGTCGCTGTGGTCCTACGCCCAGCCGCTGCTGGCGAACCCGGCGCTGGTCCCGACCTGCGCCGCGACCCAGGACTCCACGGACGAGTTCCAGCAGTTCCTGGAGATCAAGAAGTCCTCCCCGCTGTTCTCGCTGACCACCGCCGAGGCCGTGCGGCAGCGGGTCGGCTTCCCGCTGTCGGGCACCGCCGGGCAGGTGCCCGGGGTGATCACCGAGCACCTGGACGGGCACGGACTGGGCGGCTACGCCTCGGTCACGGTGATCTACAACGCCACCGGTACCACCCGGACGCAGACCCTCGCCGGACTGGCCGGCACCCGGCAGGCGCTCGACCCGGTCCAGGCCGGCGGCACCGACCCGGTGGTCAGGCAGTCCGCCTTCGACCCGGCCACCGGGAGCTTCACCGTCCCCGGCTACACCGTGGCGGTCTTCGTCCAGCGCTGA
- a CDS encoding RICIN domain-containing protein has protein sequence MSIWTSLEPASTIVDPGGTTTVRLRVRNTSDVVDEYRFIPVGEISPYVTLEPATLRLYPGTTGTVELTFAPPRSPDATAGPNPYAVQIIPTENPEATTVPEGNITVTAFTEVRAELVPPTVRGRFRGRSVLAIDNLGNTKLTASVGGADNGGQLSYHVHPANVQVEPGRATFVKATLKPQRIIWFGHKENRPYQLSVQRSGSTPVGVDGTYVQKGVLPRWLAGFFGVGLGLAVALVALWFAYQPHVATLAQAEVQSAVAPLPAATPAPLAAAPTTAAASPSAASAPSSAPASPAGGGAATPGGSGPKTGSTAGAAPANTAPVHFVIQNNWTGQCADLPNYGAPTLADGMEQFQCAYGSSDNQMWYLQQQGTAPDGEPLYWIRNALGSNLCLDLPDYGAAASGSRAATFTCTTPVSSDNQLWELPFVNSTSSGGLGVLVRNYKDGLCLDVSGWAYDNSDKSPDAALGVFQCSGTGSQWGVNHGFDDHLWNLMANPTQVYIPTRVGEITVG, from the coding sequence GTGAGCATCTGGACATCCCTCGAACCAGCGTCCACCATCGTGGACCCCGGCGGCACGACTACGGTGAGGCTGCGGGTACGGAATACCAGCGATGTCGTCGACGAGTACCGCTTCATACCGGTCGGCGAGATCTCTCCCTACGTCACCCTTGAACCAGCGACGCTCCGGCTGTACCCGGGTACCACCGGGACCGTCGAGCTCACCTTCGCGCCGCCGCGCAGTCCCGACGCCACGGCCGGGCCGAACCCGTACGCGGTGCAGATCATTCCGACGGAGAACCCCGAGGCGACCACCGTCCCCGAGGGGAACATCACGGTCACCGCCTTCACCGAGGTCCGGGCCGAGCTGGTGCCGCCGACCGTCAGGGGGCGCTTCCGGGGGCGTTCCGTTCTCGCCATCGACAACCTCGGCAACACCAAGCTCACCGCCTCGGTCGGCGGCGCCGACAACGGGGGACAGCTCAGCTACCACGTCCACCCCGCCAACGTGCAGGTCGAGCCCGGGCGCGCGACCTTCGTCAAGGCCACGCTGAAGCCGCAGCGGATCATCTGGTTCGGGCACAAGGAGAACCGCCCGTACCAGCTGTCCGTGCAGCGGTCCGGGAGCACGCCCGTCGGCGTGGACGGGACCTACGTGCAGAAGGGGGTGCTGCCGCGCTGGCTCGCCGGGTTCTTCGGCGTCGGGCTCGGACTGGCCGTCGCCCTGGTCGCGCTCTGGTTCGCCTACCAGCCCCATGTCGCCACCCTGGCCCAGGCGGAGGTCCAGTCGGCGGTGGCCCCGCTGCCCGCCGCGACGCCCGCGCCGCTCGCCGCGGCGCCGACCACGGCGGCGGCGTCACCCTCCGCCGCCTCGGCTCCGAGCAGCGCGCCGGCGTCACCCGCGGGCGGCGGCGCCGCCACCCCCGGCGGCTCGGGCCCGAAGACCGGCTCCACGGCCGGAGCCGCACCGGCCAACACCGCCCCGGTGCATTTCGTGATCCAGAACAACTGGACCGGCCAGTGCGCGGACCTCCCGAACTACGGCGCGCCCACGCTCGCCGACGGGATGGAGCAGTTCCAGTGCGCGTACGGCAGTTCGGACAACCAGATGTGGTACTTGCAGCAGCAGGGCACGGCGCCGGACGGTGAACCGCTCTACTGGATCCGCAACGCGCTCGGATCCAACCTGTGCCTGGACCTTCCCGACTACGGTGCCGCAGCGTCCGGATCCCGCGCCGCCACGTTCACCTGCACGACGCCGGTGAGCTCCGACAACCAGCTGTGGGAGCTCCCCTTCGTCAACTCGACCAGCTCCGGCGGCCTCGGGGTGCTGGTCCGCAACTACAAGGACGGCCTCTGCCTCGACGTCTCCGGCTGGGCCTACGACAACAGCGACAAGAGCCCGGACGCCGCGCTCGGGGTCTTCCAGTGCTCCGGGACCGGCTCGCAGTGGGGGGTCAACCACGGGTTCGACGACCATCTGTGGAACCTGATGGCGAACCCCACGCAGGTGTACATCCCGACCCGCGTCGGTGAGATCACGGTCGGCTGA
- a CDS encoding BTAD domain-containing putative transcriptional regulator, whose protein sequence is MELLVDGRRVRLGSPKERALLAVLLCAAGTSVPVDVLLDRVWDGEPPPKGAETLQSYVSRLRNRLRTATGDLVRVDFSARAYRLVMEAENVDLLRFRHLHRKARVLSRTGDAEGAAELLREAETLWRGEALVEFTGDWATGLRNRLNEERRAVQELRVHLELGLGLHEELVGELTELAERSPAAEPVVMDLMLALFRSGRQGDALAVYRRARTRLRDELGLAPSIQLDTLHQRVLRGDADLLAVPTEPEPPGRPARPLFNLPRDIKDFTGRRAELGIILTAFGGEAPATLPLLVIHGMPGSGKSALATRAAHRLRDRYPDGVLFASIGRGYARQSPQHPSDALASLLALVGMPAQAMPPDLEGRASLWRERMAHSRTLLVLDDAHDAEQIRPLLPGTPSCGVIVTSRHWLAELEGSRSLYLDTLSESEAMELFTRIVGPARTADRVGVRRVTHLCGRLALALQISANRFRHQTAWSVQDLAERLAQPTGPRFGNHALRAVGSSFDLSYGELAEPERRLLRLLALHPGPDLTLRTATALDGRNAVEVGHSLEDLLDSHLLEESVKDRYLFHDLARDFALRVAEREETDKTLRAAISRLLDYYLAAADAADRLAYPGRRRLPLQLVGDPVCLPSLSDADEAGAWLDIERSNLLAVARAAVDRSPAHARLIPHVLAKSLYNWGSWKIAENLHAAALQAWEHQDNPVARAQIMVDRASALWALGSREDALHWGLEALALSRSAADPAGQAEALYQVARVRLTSDQPQEGLRYLDEALVLQRQAGNRRGQAEIANQYGVFLGETGKFQESLAQFRAMLLLEREIGDLHGQVWALSNTGEILLRLERYEAARARFEEALSLVRRIGGRQEMGILYENLGTALRGSGETVRSLVSHRRAARMFHDLRDLESEAESLISIGLTYQALGRNADALTSFTLAEQISQQIRSQSCRQRALLGIASAQRAAGSYLVALAAGREALELARRLGAVFEGAQALESLGEVVLALQGRALAASFWQRALVLYEGMAVPRAELLRHRLASLDYPSVI, encoded by the coding sequence TTGGAGCTGCTGGTCGACGGGCGCCGAGTCCGCCTCGGCTCGCCCAAGGAGCGGGCCCTGCTGGCCGTCCTGCTGTGCGCCGCCGGTACCTCCGTGCCGGTCGACGTGCTGCTGGACCGGGTCTGGGACGGCGAACCACCGCCCAAGGGCGCGGAGACGCTGCAGAGCTACGTCTCCAGACTGCGGAACCGGCTGCGGACCGCCACCGGGGATCTGGTCCGGGTGGACTTCTCGGCGCGCGCCTACCGGCTGGTCATGGAGGCCGAGAATGTCGATTTATTGAGATTCCGTCATCTCCATCGGAAAGCCCGCGTGCTGAGCCGGACCGGCGACGCGGAGGGAGCGGCGGAACTGCTGCGTGAGGCCGAAACCCTGTGGCGGGGAGAGGCGTTGGTGGAATTCACCGGAGACTGGGCCACTGGTCTGCGCAACCGCCTGAACGAGGAGCGCCGGGCGGTCCAGGAACTGCGGGTACACCTGGAGCTCGGCCTCGGTCTGCACGAGGAACTCGTGGGTGAGCTCACCGAGTTGGCGGAACGCAGCCCGGCCGCGGAGCCGGTGGTGATGGACCTGATGCTGGCCCTCTTCCGCAGCGGCCGCCAGGGCGACGCCCTGGCCGTGTACCGGCGCGCCCGGACCAGGCTGCGGGACGAACTGGGCCTGGCCCCGAGCATCCAACTCGACACCCTGCACCAACGCGTCCTGCGCGGCGACGCCGACCTGCTGGCCGTCCCGACGGAACCGGAGCCCCCGGGGCGGCCCGCCCGGCCGCTGTTCAACCTGCCTCGGGACATCAAGGACTTCACCGGCCGCCGGGCCGAGCTCGGGATCATCCTGACGGCGTTCGGCGGGGAGGCCCCGGCGACGCTGCCGCTACTGGTCATCCACGGCATGCCGGGAAGCGGCAAGAGCGCCCTGGCGACCCGGGCCGCCCACCGGCTCCGTGACCGCTACCCGGACGGTGTGCTCTTCGCGAGCATCGGCCGCGGCTACGCGCGGCAGTCGCCGCAGCACCCGTCCGACGCGCTGGCAAGCCTGTTGGCGCTGGTCGGCATGCCGGCCCAGGCCATGCCGCCCGACCTGGAGGGGCGTGCGTCGCTGTGGCGGGAGCGAATGGCGCACAGCCGCACGCTGCTGGTGCTCGACGACGCGCACGATGCCGAGCAGATCCGCCCGCTGCTGCCCGGGACACCGTCGTGCGGGGTCATCGTCACCAGCCGCCACTGGCTGGCCGAGCTGGAGGGTTCGCGGTCGCTCTACCTTGACACACTGTCAGAGTCCGAAGCGATGGAGCTCTTCACCCGAATCGTAGGCCCGGCACGGACAGCGGACCGGGTGGGCGTGCGTCGCGTCACGCACCTCTGCGGTCGACTTGCCTTGGCCCTGCAGATATCCGCCAACCGCTTCCGCCACCAGACGGCCTGGTCTGTGCAGGACTTGGCAGAGCGGTTGGCCCAGCCCACTGGGCCACGTTTCGGCAACCACGCCCTCCGCGCGGTCGGGAGTTCCTTCGACCTCTCCTACGGCGAACTGGCTGAGCCGGAGCGCCGGTTGCTCCGCCTGCTGGCCCTGCACCCCGGCCCCGACCTCACGCTGCGGACAGCTACCGCGTTGGACGGACGGAACGCGGTTGAGGTAGGTCATAGTCTCGAAGATCTACTTGACTCCCACCTGCTGGAGGAGTCGGTGAAGGACCGCTACCTATTCCATGATCTCGCTCGGGATTTCGCACTCCGCGTGGCCGAACGCGAGGAGACGGACAAGACCCTGCGCGCCGCGATTTCTCGGCTGCTGGACTACTATCTGGCCGCCGCCGACGCGGCGGATCGGCTGGCCTATCCGGGCCGACGCAGACTTCCGCTCCAGTTGGTCGGTGATCCGGTATGCCTCCCTTCTCTTTCGGATGCGGACGAAGCCGGAGCCTGGCTTGACATCGAGCGATCCAATCTGCTGGCTGTAGCCCGTGCGGCAGTCGATCGGTCGCCCGCACACGCACGGCTGATCCCGCATGTGCTCGCCAAATCGTTGTACAACTGGGGATCTTGGAAAATTGCGGAAAACCTGCACGCAGCCGCGCTCCAGGCCTGGGAGCATCAGGACAACCCGGTGGCCCGAGCCCAGATCATGGTCGACCGCGCGTCCGCGCTGTGGGCTCTCGGCTCCCGCGAGGACGCGTTGCACTGGGGTCTTGAGGCGCTGGCCCTGAGCCGGTCCGCTGCGGATCCGGCAGGTCAAGCTGAGGCGCTGTACCAGGTGGCGCGGGTGCGGCTGACCTCCGACCAGCCGCAGGAGGGCCTGCGCTACCTCGACGAGGCCCTGGTGCTCCAGCGGCAGGCCGGAAACCGGCGCGGCCAGGCCGAGATAGCCAACCAGTACGGCGTCTTTCTTGGCGAGACCGGAAAGTTTCAGGAGTCACTCGCCCAGTTCCGCGCGATGTTATTGCTGGAGCGGGAGATCGGAGACCTCCACGGACAGGTCTGGGCGCTCAGCAATACCGGGGAGATCCTGCTGCGCCTGGAACGGTACGAGGCTGCCCGCGCCCGTTTCGAGGAAGCCCTCTCCTTGGTGCGGAGAATCGGCGGGCGGCAGGAGATGGGAATACTCTACGAAAATCTCGGGACGGCGCTCAGGGGGAGCGGTGAGACAGTGCGGTCACTGGTCAGCCATCGGCGCGCGGCTCGAATGTTCCACGATCTCCGCGATTTGGAATCGGAAGCCGAGTCGCTGATCAGCATAGGCCTCACGTATCAGGCATTAGGCAGGAATGCGGACGCGCTCACCAGCTTCACGCTGGCTGAACAGATCAGTCAGCAGATCCGTAGCCAGAGCTGCCGCCAGCGCGCGCTGCTCGGCATCGCCTCGGCTCAACGCGCCGCTGGCAGTTACCTGGTAGCGTTGGCTGCGGGCCGTGAGGCGCTGGAGCTGGCCCGCCGTCTCGGCGCGGTCTTCGAGGGTGCCCAAGCTCTGGAGAGCCTCGGCGAAGTTGTCCTCGCACTGCAGGGCCGTGCCCTCGCGGCATCGTTTTGGCAGCGGGCACTGGTGCTGTACGAAGGAATGGCGGTGCCGAGAGCAGAGCTCCTGCGACACCGCCTCGCCAGCCTGGATTACCCTTCGGTAATCTAG